Proteins from a genomic interval of Trifolium pratense cultivar HEN17-A07 linkage group LG6, ARS_RC_1.1, whole genome shotgun sequence:
- the LOC123889354 gene encoding uncharacterized protein LOC123889354, protein MATDASEEHKKFEDDYSPSSTVIKFDRPIPLLRGPLPASPSDDPSAGPYVLAFRDSQAWASSFKACERKIIQQCEQGARIGCAINASSKCKPPWWKALSAPKLSDMKEREICEVREMEECFAEAKEKCVGFAKDKCLVPFRDARIKVGKGVLNLKEAVKLIDWVSMPRNQMSSKCLIGGEFGVNNRRAGELIGSDDCVQGILGERQQGAPN, encoded by the coding sequence ATGGCCACGGATGCATCCGAAGAACACAAAAAATTCGAAGACGATTACTCACCTTCATCAACCGTCATCAAATTCGACCGTCCAATTCCCTTACTTCGAGGTCCGTTACCGGCGAGTCCTTCCGACGATCCATCGGCGGGTCCATACGTTTTAGCATTCAGAGACTCACAAGCTTGGGCTTCTTCATTCAAAGCCTGTGAGCGGAAAATCATTCAGCAATGTGAGCAAGGGGCAAGGATTGGTTGCGCAATTAACGCTTCAAGCAAATGTAAGCCTCCTTGGTGGAAGGCTCTGTCAGCTCCCAAACTCTCCGATATGAAGGAACGAGAGATTTGCGAGGTGCGCGAGATGGAGGAGTGTTTCGCTGAAGCGAAGGAGAAGTGTGTTGGTTTCGCGAAGGATAAGTGTTTGGTTCCTTTTAGGGATGCAAGGATTAAGGTTGGGAAAGGGGTTTTGAATTTGAAGGAAGCTGTGAAGTTGATTGATTGGGTTTCAATGCCAAGGAATCAAATGAGTTCTAAGTGTTTGATTGGTGGTGAATTTGGCGTGAATAATCGAAGGGCTGGTGAATTGATTGGTTCGGATGATTGTGTGCAAGGCATTTTGGGTGAGAGGCAACAAGGCGCCCCTAATTAA